Proteins encoded within one genomic window of Solibaculum mannosilyticum:
- a CDS encoding anaerobic ribonucleoside triphosphate reductase — protein sequence MISCIIKRDGREMAYDAVKIATAIQKAMVATHQPDAQEAAQNLAPMVEAALEADGCITPGVEDIQDHVERILIQNGYVHAAKAYILYRAERSRTRELNTRLMKTLEDITFKDAKESDIKRENANVDGDTAMGTMLKYGSESAKHFFQMNVLKPEHARAHQEGRIHIHDLDFLTLTTTCCQIDIQKLFSGGFSTGHGTLREPNDIQSYSALACIAIQSNQNDQHGGQSIVNFDYGMAAGVSKTFRKRYLQKLTNCLELLSDEKTVKTAEEIYQSLQEQGHTPSLGNAEEYNALLSDALIKAGLDTALVEKAVAFSQEHASAETDRATFQAMEALIHNLNTMHSRAGAQTPFSSINYGMDTSPEGRMVIKNVLLAQEKGLGRGETPIFPIHIFRIKKGINYDPADPNYDLFQLAMRVSAKRLFPNFSFQDAPFNLEYYVPGHPETEVAYMGCRTRVMANEYDKSKQISYGRGNLSFTSINLPRIAIQAGGDVDRFFEDLDRTMDLCIDQLNERFEIQARKKVRNFPFLMGAGVWLDSENLGPDDEVREILKHGTLSVGFIGLAEALKALIGQHHGESQVAQNLGLSIVSHMRERMDKECQKTGMNYSLLATPAEGLSGRFVRIDKEKFGIIPGVTDRDYYTNSFHIPVYYPISAFQKIQLEGPYHALTNAGHITYVELDGDPVQNLDAFEKVIRCMYDAGVGYGSINHPVDRDPVCGYTGVIGDTCPMCGRKETESQPFERIRRITGYLVGTLDRFNDAKRAEEHDRVKHGV from the coding sequence ATGATCTCTTGCATTATCAAGCGGGACGGCCGTGAAATGGCCTATGACGCTGTTAAAATAGCTACCGCTATCCAAAAGGCCATGGTAGCAACCCATCAGCCCGACGCCCAAGAGGCCGCTCAAAATCTAGCGCCCATGGTGGAAGCCGCGTTGGAGGCCGACGGCTGCATTACTCCCGGCGTGGAGGATATCCAAGATCATGTGGAACGTATCCTGATTCAAAATGGGTATGTACATGCTGCTAAAGCATACATTCTTTACCGTGCTGAGAGATCCCGTACTCGTGAACTCAATACCCGTTTGATGAAAACTTTAGAGGATATCACCTTCAAAGACGCAAAGGAAAGCGATATTAAGCGGGAAAATGCCAATGTGGATGGCGATACCGCTATGGGTACCATGCTCAAGTATGGTTCGGAGAGCGCCAAACATTTCTTCCAAATGAATGTCCTGAAGCCGGAACATGCCCGTGCTCATCAGGAAGGACGCATCCACATCCACGATCTGGACTTCTTAACCCTCACCACTACCTGCTGCCAGATCGATATTCAAAAACTGTTCTCCGGCGGTTTCTCCACCGGTCACGGCACCCTCCGGGAACCCAACGATATCCAGAGTTATTCCGCTTTGGCCTGCATCGCCATCCAGTCCAATCAAAATGATCAACACGGCGGGCAGTCCATCGTCAACTTCGATTATGGTATGGCAGCCGGCGTGTCCAAGACTTTCCGCAAGAGATACCTTCAGAAATTGACAAATTGTCTGGAATTGCTCAGCGATGAAAAAACAGTTAAAACAGCTGAGGAAATCTATCAGTCCCTTCAGGAACAGGGTCATACACCTTCCCTCGGAAATGCGGAAGAGTACAATGCCCTTCTTTCCGATGCATTAATCAAAGCTGGACTGGATACCGCCTTGGTAGAAAAAGCAGTGGCCTTCTCCCAGGAGCATGCCTCCGCTGAAACCGACCGCGCTACTTTCCAGGCCATGGAAGCTTTGATTCATAACCTTAACACCATGCATTCCCGCGCCGGCGCCCAGACTCCCTTCTCTTCCATCAACTACGGTATGGATACCTCTCCAGAAGGCCGTATGGTCATTAAAAACGTCCTCTTGGCCCAGGAAAAAGGTCTCGGCCGAGGTGAAACTCCTATCTTCCCCATCCATATCTTCCGCATCAAAAAGGGAATCAACTACGATCCTGCTGATCCCAACTATGACCTCTTTCAACTGGCTATGCGGGTCAGTGCGAAACGTCTTTTCCCCAACTTCAGTTTCCAGGATGCTCCTTTTAACCTGGAGTACTACGTCCCTGGGCATCCCGAAACAGAGGTGGCTTACATGGGTTGCCGTACCCGCGTTATGGCCAATGAATACGATAAATCCAAGCAGATCAGCTATGGACGCGGCAATCTGAGCTTTACCTCTATCAATTTACCTCGTATCGCGATCCAGGCCGGGGGCGATGTGGATCGTTTTTTTGAGGATCTGGACCGTACGATGGATTTGTGTATCGATCAGCTCAATGAACGTTTTGAGATCCAGGCTCGTAAAAAAGTGCGTAATTTCCCTTTCCTCATGGGCGCCGGCGTATGGCTGGACAGTGAAAATTTAGGCCCGGACGACGAAGTTCGCGAAATTCTCAAGCACGGCACTTTAAGCGTCGGTTTTATCGGTCTTGCCGAAGCTCTCAAGGCTCTTATCGGCCAGCATCACGGAGAAAGCCAAGTAGCCCAGAATCTGGGTCTCAGTATTGTCTCCCATATGCGGGAACGGATGGACAAGGAGTGTCAAAAAACAGGTATGAACTATTCCCTGCTCGCCACTCCGGCAGAAGGTTTGTCTGGTCGTTTTGTCCGCATTGACAAGGAAAAATTCGGCATTATTCCCGGCGTTACCGATCGGGATTATTATACCAACAGCTTCCATATCCCCGTCTATTACCCCATCAGCGCCTTCCAGAAGATTCAGTTGGAAGGTCCTTACCACGCTTTGACCAACGCTGGTCATATCACTTATGTGGAGCTGGACGGTGATCCTGTCCAGAACCTGGATGCTTTTGAGAAGGTAATCCGCTGCATGTACGATGCTGGCGTGGGATACGGTTCCATCAATCATCCTGTGGATCGGGACCCTGTGTGCGGATATACTGGTGTCATCGGCGATACTTGCCCGATGTGTGGCCGTAAAGAGACTG